One genomic window of Pyxidicoccus trucidator includes the following:
- the sthA gene encoding Si-specific NAD(P)(+) transhydrogenase produces MTVRQFDVVVLGSGPGGEGASMKAVKSGRRVCSVEQSPFVGGACTHTATIPSKALRHAIQRLVDVQGDHPELRAELARTTTLKDMMRVASSVVSRQVQLRSTFYERNRVDLVVGRARFLDAHTVEVAEPRGSQELLSAKAFVIATGSHPYRPPGVDFGHPRIFDSDTILRLREPPQTMIIYGAGVIGCEYASMFRMLGVKVDLVNTRDRLLSFLDDEISDALSYHLREQGVLIRHQEEMAQVEARGDGVVLHLKSGKQLKADAFLWANGRTGNSADLGLEALGIAMDSRGCIQVNDAYQTSVPHIYAVGDVVGAPSLASASYDQGRFAATHIVEGRLEHKLVKDIPTGIYTSPEISSLGRTERELTRAGVPYEVGHAFFKSLARAQITGRTVGMLKLLFHRETRELLGIHCFGDNASEIIHIGQAIMAQDGPGNSIDYFINTTFNYPTMAEAYRVAALNGLNRLF; encoded by the coding sequence ATGACCGTTCGGCAGTTCGACGTGGTGGTCCTCGGCTCCGGTCCGGGTGGAGAAGGGGCCTCGATGAAGGCGGTGAAGTCCGGCCGCCGCGTGTGCTCGGTGGAACAAAGTCCCTTCGTGGGAGGGGCCTGCACCCACACCGCGACCATTCCCTCCAAGGCCCTGCGCCACGCCATCCAACGGCTCGTGGACGTGCAGGGGGACCATCCGGAGCTACGAGCGGAGCTGGCGCGCACCACCACCCTCAAGGACATGATGCGCGTGGCCTCCTCGGTGGTGTCCCGCCAGGTCCAGCTGCGCAGCACCTTCTACGAGCGCAACCGCGTGGACCTGGTCGTGGGCCGGGCTCGCTTCCTGGACGCCCACACGGTGGAGGTCGCCGAGCCACGCGGCTCCCAGGAGCTGCTGTCCGCGAAGGCGTTCGTCATCGCCACCGGCTCGCACCCGTACCGTCCGCCCGGGGTGGACTTCGGCCATCCGCGCATCTTCGATTCGGACACCATCCTGCGGCTGCGAGAGCCACCGCAGACGATGATCATCTACGGCGCGGGCGTCATCGGCTGCGAGTACGCCTCCATGTTCCGGATGCTCGGCGTGAAGGTGGACCTGGTGAACACGAGGGACCGGCTGCTCTCGTTCCTCGATGACGAGATCTCCGACGCGCTCTCCTACCACCTGCGCGAGCAGGGAGTGCTCATCCGCCACCAGGAGGAGATGGCCCAGGTGGAGGCGCGAGGAGACGGCGTGGTGCTCCACCTCAAGAGCGGCAAGCAGCTCAAGGCGGACGCCTTCCTGTGGGCCAACGGGCGCACGGGCAACAGCGCCGACCTGGGACTGGAGGCACTGGGAATCGCCATGGACTCGCGAGGCTGCATCCAGGTGAATGACGCGTACCAGACCTCCGTGCCCCACATCTACGCAGTGGGCGACGTGGTGGGGGCTCCTTCACTGGCGAGCGCCTCGTATGACCAGGGCCGCTTCGCCGCCACGCACATCGTCGAGGGGCGGCTGGAGCACAAGCTGGTCAAGGACATCCCCACCGGCATCTACACCAGCCCGGAGATCAGCAGCCTGGGCCGCACCGAGCGCGAGCTGACCAGGGCCGGCGTGCCCTACGAGGTGGGTCACGCCTTCTTCAAGAGCCTGGCGCGCGCGCAGATCACCGGGCGCACCGTGGGCATGCTGAAGCTGCTGTTCCACCGGGAGACACGGGAACTCCTCGGCATCCACTGCTTCGGGGACAACGCCTCGGAGATCATCCACATCGGCCAGGCCATCATGGCGCAGGACGGCCCGGGCAACAGCATCGACTACTTCATCAACACCACGTTCAACTACCCGACCATGGCCGAGGCCTACCGCGTGGCCGCGCTCAATGGCCTCAATCGCCTGTTCTGA
- a CDS encoding xanthine dehydrogenase family protein molybdopterin-binding subunit has translation MADTPRPNENEADSVVVDRRRFLTWVVASPALVVAARLGLDIPRADAARAEVPEAAADETALNLYIAIQTDGRIHATLPRTEMGQGITTSVAMLVAEELDASLGSVEVHTADADSRWVIQLTGLSSTMRYLSGPIRAAAATARARLVTAAANRWHALAHTLTTANGEVIAPDGRRAGYGELAEDAAAVLLLLVSPLPKNPSEYTVVGQPTGRIDAHDIVTGAAHYTLDLDIPNAVPVVVARPPTLRGTVRDFDASAALAMPGVLGVARLPSGVAVAAGNYAQAFAARDALQISWAPGPASHLSDADIRARLRDAIGARPFPPLFTARTLEGRFDFPYLAHAPMETQSCVAQVTGDSAELWLGAQDPKFVRREVAAALGWALTPQRVTVHTARAGGGFGRRFFAEAAVEAALTSRALGRPVKLMWSRNDDMRHGRYRPASHHRILAYVGASGSILGWNHRAAIPTVEFPHGFGDAITALAGTVLPEVTSKLFFELTQHVPYRFGLVGQELREVSLPIPTASFRSVFTSQVGVANEVFIDQLARELGRDPVELRRSQLTSNRLKAVLAKVALEGAWGRTLPPGVAQGVAVLEEWDSAIAHLVEVDITGEAPRVLRVVIAADVGLPINPKGIEAQLQGAAIDAFSTTLSAGIHIDSGAVREGSFADYRWLRMRHAPSEITVHLVRSDDRVGGVGELGYPSAAAALTNAIARATGTMPTRFPLLDAGA, from the coding sequence ATGGCGGACACGCCCAGGCCGAACGAGAACGAGGCTGATTCCGTGGTGGTGGACCGTCGCCGGTTCCTCACGTGGGTGGTGGCCTCGCCGGCGCTGGTGGTCGCGGCGCGGCTGGGGCTCGACATCCCACGGGCGGACGCCGCTCGAGCCGAGGTACCCGAGGCTGCGGCCGACGAGACCGCGCTCAACCTCTACATCGCCATCCAGACCGATGGACGCATCCACGCCACCCTGCCCCGTACCGAGATGGGCCAGGGCATCACCACGAGTGTGGCCATGCTCGTGGCCGAGGAGCTGGATGCCAGCCTCGGCTCGGTGGAGGTGCACACCGCCGACGCGGACTCGCGCTGGGTCATCCAGCTCACCGGCCTGTCCTCGACGATGCGCTACCTCTCGGGCCCCATCCGCGCCGCGGCCGCGACGGCCCGCGCCCGGCTGGTCACCGCGGCGGCGAACCGCTGGCACGCGCTCGCGCACACCCTCACCACCGCGAATGGAGAGGTGATTGCTCCCGATGGCCGCCGCGCGGGGTACGGCGAGCTGGCCGAGGACGCCGCGGCCGTGCTGCTGCTACTCGTCTCTCCGCTACCGAAGAACCCGAGTGAGTACACGGTGGTCGGCCAGCCCACGGGCCGCATCGATGCCCACGACATCGTCACCGGGGCGGCGCACTACACCCTCGACCTGGACATCCCCAACGCCGTGCCCGTGGTCGTCGCCCGCCCGCCCACGCTGCGAGGCACGGTGCGGGACTTCGACGCTTCGGCCGCGCTGGCGATGCCGGGTGTCCTGGGCGTGGCACGCCTGCCGTCGGGAGTGGCGGTCGCCGCGGGGAACTACGCACAGGCCTTCGCTGCGCGAGACGCCTTGCAGATCTCCTGGGCTCCCGGCCCCGCGAGCCACCTGTCCGACGCGGACATCCGCGCGCGCCTGCGGGATGCCATCGGCGCGCGCCCCTTCCCGCCGCTCTTCACGGCGCGCACCCTGGAAGGGCGCTTCGACTTCCCCTACCTCGCCCACGCGCCCATGGAGACGCAGAGCTGCGTCGCCCAGGTGACGGGTGACAGCGCCGAGCTGTGGCTGGGCGCGCAGGACCCGAAGTTCGTGCGGCGCGAGGTCGCGGCGGCGCTGGGCTGGGCCCTCACCCCTCAGCGCGTCACCGTGCATACGGCTCGGGCCGGTGGCGGCTTCGGTCGGCGGTTCTTCGCCGAGGCCGCCGTGGAGGCCGCGCTCACCTCGCGCGCGCTCGGACGGCCGGTGAAGCTGATGTGGAGCCGCAACGATGACATGCGACACGGCCGCTACCGGCCCGCCAGCCACCACCGCATCCTCGCGTATGTGGGCGCGAGCGGCTCCATCCTCGGGTGGAACCACCGCGCCGCCATTCCCACCGTGGAGTTCCCCCATGGGTTCGGGGACGCCATCACCGCCCTGGCCGGCACTGTCCTTCCCGAGGTGACCAGCAAGCTCTTCTTCGAGCTCACGCAGCACGTGCCCTATCGCTTCGGACTGGTGGGCCAGGAGCTTCGCGAGGTCTCCCTCCCCATCCCCACGGCGTCGTTCCGCTCCGTCTTCACCAGCCAGGTGGGCGTGGCCAACGAGGTCTTCATCGACCAGCTCGCCCGCGAGCTCGGGCGAGACCCGGTGGAGCTGCGCCGCTCCCAGCTCACGTCGAACCGGCTCAAGGCCGTGCTGGCGAAGGTCGCGCTCGAAGGCGCCTGGGGCCGGACGCTGCCGCCCGGAGTCGCTCAAGGCGTTGCCGTCCTCGAAGAGTGGGACAGCGCCATCGCCCACCTCGTCGAGGTCGACATCACCGGCGAGGCTCCCCGCGTGCTGCGCGTGGTCATCGCCGCCGATGTGGGCCTACCCATCAACCCGAAGGGCATCGAGGCCCAGCTCCAGGGCGCGGCCATCGACGCGTTCTCCACCACGCTGAGCGCGGGCATCCATATCGACTCGGGCGCCGTGCGCGAGGGCAGCTTCGCCGACTACCGGTGGCTCCGCATGCGGCACGCGCCCTCGGAAATCACGGTGCACCTCGTCCGCTCGGACGACCGCGTCGGTGGCGTGGGGGAGCTCGGCTACCCCAGCGCCGCCGCAGCACTGACGAATGCCATCGCCCGGGCGACCGGCACCATGCCCACCCGCTTTCCGCTGCTCGATGCAGGAGCCTGA